From one Odontesthes bonariensis isolate fOdoBon6 chromosome 14, fOdoBon6.hap1, whole genome shotgun sequence genomic stretch:
- the LOC142398206 gene encoding tripartite motif-containing protein 16-like — MAQKGDQLDRESFSCSICLDLLKDPVTIPCGHSYCMNCIKRFWDRENQKGIHNCPQCRNTFTPRPVLVKNTMLADLVEQLKKTGLQAAPADHCYAGPEDVACDFCSGRKLKAIKSCLFCLVSYCEKHLQPHYDVAPLRKHKLVEPSKKLQENICSVHDEVMKMFCRTDQKSICYLCSVDEHKGHDTVSAAVERTERQRELEGSRQQIQQRIQDAEKDVKLLQQQLEAIHQSADKTVEDSQKIFSQLICLLQKRSSDVKQQIRSQQEAEGSRVKELQEKLEQEITELKRKDAELKQLSHTEDHSQFLLNYPSVSALRGSTHSSSINIRPLRHFEDVTAAVSELREKLQDILREEWTNISLRVPEVYVLLSEPEPKNRAGFLKFSSEITLDPNTANTRLLLSDGNRKVTFMNEPQSYSSNPDRFTVWCQVLSRESLTGRCYWEVEKRGGGVIVAVAYKNISRAGRGNECGFGRNDNSWALRCYQNGYEFWYNDIKTSISGPQASRVGVYLDHRAGVLSFYSVSKTMTLLHRVQTTFTQPLYAGFYIGWTGDTAELCAVK, encoded by the coding sequence ATGGCTCAGAAAGGGGATCAGCTGGACCGAGAAAGCTTCTCTTGTTCGATCTGTTTGGATCTactgaaggatccggtgactattccctgtggacacagctactgcatgaaCTGTATAAAACGTTTCTGGGATAGAGAGAATCAGAAGGGAATCCACAACTGCCCTCAATGCAGGAATACTTTCACACCGAGGCCTGTCCTGGTAAAaaacaccatgttagctgatttagtggagcagctgaagaagactggactccaagctgctcctgctgatcactgctatgctggaccTGAAGACgtggcctgtgatttctgctctgggagaaaactgaaagccatTAAGTCCTGTTTATTCTGTCTGGTCTCTTACTGTGagaaacaccttcagcctcattatgatgtggctccattaaggaaacacaagctggtggagccctccaagaagctccaggagaacatctgctctgttcacgatgaggtgatgaagatgttctgccgtactgatcagaagtccatctgttatctctgctctgtggatgaacataaaggccacgacacagtgtcagctgcagtagaaaggactgagaggcagagagagctggaggggagtcggcagcagatccagcagagaatccaggacgcagagaaagatgtgaagctgcttcagcagcagctggaggccatccatcagtctgctgataaaacagtggaGGACAGCCAGAAAATCTTCAGCCAGCTTATCtgtctcctccagaaaagaagctctgatgtgaagcagcagatcagatcccagcaggaagctgaagggagtcgagtcaaagagcttcaggagaagctggagcaggagatcactgagctgaagaggaaagatgctgagctgaagcaactctcacacacagaggatcacagccagtttctgctcAACTACCCCTCAGTTTCAGCACTCAGGGGgtctacacactcatccagcatcaatatccgtcctctgaggcactttgaggatgtgacagcagctgtgtcagagctcagagagaaactacaggacatcctgagagaggaatggaccaacatctcactgagagtccCTGAAGTGTatgttttactgtcagaaccagaaccaaagaacAGAGCTGGATTCTTGAAATTTTCATctgaaatcacactggatccaaacacagcaaacacacgtctgttactgtcagacgggaacagaaaagtgacatttaTGAATGAACCTCAGTCTTATTCTAGTaatccagacagattcactgtaTGGTGTCAGGTCCTGAgtagagagagtctgactggacgttgttactgggaggtggagaagagagggggaggagttattgtagcagtcgcatacaagaacatcagcagagcaggaagaggGAATGAATGTGGATTTGGTCGTAATGACAATTCCTGGGCATTGAGATGTTACCAAAACGGTTATGAATTTTGGTACAACGATATaaaaacctccatctcaggtcctcagGCCTCCAGAGtcggagtgtacctggatcacagagcaggtgttctgtccttctacagcgtctctaaaaccatgactctcctccacagagtccagaccacattcactcagccgctctatGCTGGATTTTATATCGgatggactggagacacagctGAGTTGTGTGCAGTGAAATAA